The sequence AATAGGCTCAACATGATCCACTGATGTATTATTACTTTGGACTTCCTGTACTTCAGTAATTACTGCTGGTTTAGATTCACTTTGAATAAAGCGCGTTAAATCTTCTTTGAAAATTCGACCATTTTTTCCAGAGCCTGGTACACATTTAATATCTAAGTCCATTTCTCTAGCACGTCGTCTTACAGCAGGCGATGCAACAGCTTTTTCGTTAACAACAGTATCATTCAATGGTTTATTAACTTTACTTGAATTTACAGAAGAAAGGCCTTTGCTTTGTTCTGTTTCTTCAAGCTCTAATGATTTAGATGCCGCAATCACTGTTGGTGCCGGAGATTCTGTTGACGCTGAATTACCTGCTAAACGCATTTGAAATAATGGGCTATGCACTTTTGCAACATCACCTTTTTGGTAATATATCTTAGCAACTTTACCTGAATATTTAGCTGGGATTTGTACGAGTGCTTTATCTGTCATTACATCACAAACAGCTTGGTCTTCTACTATTTCTTGACCTTCTTCAACTAACCATTCGACAATTTCACACTCTACAATCCCTTCACCAATATCTGGTAATATGAAATCATCAAGATGTTCGCCAGTATCAGTTTGAGTCTCAGGCGCAACTTCTACTACTTCTAGTGTATGCGTAGCAGCTGAAGTTTCACCTGTAGCCACATCACCTTCAACATTCATAGAAAATAATGGAGCATGAACTTGAGCAATATCACCTTTCGCATAATATAGTTTGCTGATCACGCCATTATGTACTGCTGGTATTTGTACCAGTGCTTTATCTGTCATTACATCGCAGATTGGTTGATCTTCAGTTACAGTATCACCTTCTGCAACCAGCCATTCAACTACTTCACATTCAACAATGCCTTCACCGATGTCTGGTAATATAAAATCTTGTGACATTAAAAATCACCTCTTGAAAATAATCTATTTAGCTTTAGGGTGTTTAGCAAGATCTTTATTTTTGTTAAAACTAATTTGCTAAACACTTACTTAAATCCGTTAAAATGACACTGATGCTTTAATTGCTTCAAATACTTTTAATGCATCTGGTATATATTCTTTTTCTAATGCTAGCGGGTATGGCGTATCTAACCCACAAACTCGCTTAATTGGAGACTCTAAATGTAAGAAACATTCTTCTGCAATGGTCGCTGCAACTTCACTGCCAAAACCATTGGTAATAGGCGCTTCATGGCTTACAATTAAACGGCCTGTTTTTGTCACAGACTTAGCGATTGTTTCAACATCCCAAGGAATAATAGAGCGTAAATCAATTACTTCACAGCTGATCCCGATTTCTTCTGCTTTTTTAGCTGCATCTTCAATGATCTCCATCTGTGCACCCCAAGCTAATAAAGTGACATCAGCGCCCTCTTTAACAACTTGCGCTTTACCCAATGGAATTATGTAATCATCTTCTGGCACTTCGCCAACTGAAGCACGATATAAACGTTTTGGTTCAAAAAATAATACTGGGTTTTGATCTTTAATTGCAGCTCTTAATAAACCCTTAGCTTCATATGGGTTTCTTGGTACAACAATTTTTAAGCCTGGAGTATGTGCAAAGTAAGCTTCTGGTGATTGAGAATGATATAAGCCACCAGCAATACCGCCACCGTATGGTGTACGAATTGTTAAGTTTCCTACATCAAATTCATTGCCACTACGGTATCTAAATTTAGCTGATTCATTAACAATTTGATCAAAAGCTGGGAATATGTAATCCGCAAATTGAATCTCTGCAATCGTTGGCGCACCAAAAGCCGCTAAACCATTAGCAAAACCTAAGATTCCTTGCTCTGTTAAAGGTGTATTAAATACTCTGTGTTTACCAAACTGTTCTTGTAAACCTGATGTTGCTCTAAAAACACCACCAAATACACCGACATCTTCACCAAATATACATGCCATTGGGTGTTCATTCATTGAAATTTCTAAAGCGGAGTTAATCGCTTTTAACATATTAACTTTAGGCATTATTTCAATCTCCCTGCTGTTGTCGGATATGCTTGTGGGTGCTTTTTAATATGTGCTTCTAATTCATCAAACTGTCTAGTTAGTGATGGAATTGGCGTATCGTAAACATCAGTGATTAAGTCAATTAATTCTGGTTTCGCTACTTTTTCAGCTACTTTTAGTGCTTCTAATATTTCTTCTCTTACTTGTTCATCGAGTTTATTTTCAGCATCTAGGTCTAACCACTGTTTTTTAAGTAACCAAGCCTCAAAACGCTTGATAGGACAAGTTTCACTATTATCAGCTTCTTCTTGTTTTGAACGGTATCCAGATGGATCATCTGATGTTGAATGCGCGCCAACACGGTAAGCAATAGATTCAATTAGAATAGGCTCTCCTGTCATAGTACATATTTCACGTGCTTTTTTAGTTGCTGCATATACAGCCAATGCATCTGTACCATCAACGCGTATTGTTTTTATGCCATAACCCACACCACGACTGGCAATACCGTCACCTGCAAATTGTTCCTCCGCAGGAGTAGATATTGCATATCCGTTATTTCTAGCAAAGAATATAACCGGTGCTTTAAGTACCGCAGCCATGTTTAAACCTGCATGAAAATCACCTTCTGATGCAGCGCCTTCACCAAAATAACACATTGTAATATTATCTATTTGGCTAGATAAAGTATTGGTATCTTTATCAACATGCTTAACTTTTTGGCCGTAAGCATAACCTGTTGCTTGCGGGATTTGTGTGGCAAGTGGTGATGAGATTGTCATGTAATTTAATGCTTTAGAACCGTAATGAATAGGCATTTGACGCCCTTTCGCTGGATCTAATTCATTAGAGAACATTTGATTCATAAATTGATCTAAAGTAAAACCTCTATAGCGTAATGCAGCTTGTTCACGATATTGTGCCATGATCATATCATTTATATCTAACGCAGCAGCACTTGCTGTGATAGCGGCTTCTTCACCAAGACATTGCATATAAAAACTAACGCGACCTTGTCGCTGAGCAGCTTGCATACGTTCATCCAATGCTCGAATAAATCGCATGGTGCGGTATATATGCAAGGCAGTGTCTTGAGCCATATCTGGTTCAACTGCATCTGGGTATATTTCACCATTTGCATCTAGTACTTTCAGTGTCGCTATATTAAGGGCGTGCCCATCAATAAATTCAAGATCATGCTTGATATTTTGCGATACGTTATTTGGATTACTCATAACCATTCAACTCTTGTTGTTAAAGCCAGATTTGTGAACTGCTAGATTCGTTTTTATCATTACCAATTAATATTTAAGATTAATAATTCAAAACTTAAACTTTATTGGAATTTTTAATTCAATAAGTTTTAAATACAGGCAAAGATTGTTCATCAAAAGGGCTTTGATTAAATTAAAGCTGTTTTAACTTTACGTTAACGTAAAGGGATATTCAACTAAGTTTAGATGAATATCCTAGATTTATAAGGTGGGATTAGAAAAAAGGTGGAAAGTTATCTATACGATATTTTCAGATTTAAGCGGCACTACAGTTAGCAACGCACGCTGTCCGAGTGCAACTTGTGCATTAGGGAATATAATTGATTCACCTTCTACTTCAGCCAAGTATTCTTGGTTGCCATCAGTTGCCATTAAACTGCCTTTTGAAAAACCCGTAAAATTAACAACATCATCAGCAAAAGGAAAAGAAAAGGCTTCTTGTGTTCTATTTATAGCGCGATGCACTTCAAATAATTCAAAATCATC is a genomic window of Pseudoalteromonas sp. '520P1 No. 423' containing:
- a CDS encoding dihydrolipoyllysine-residue acetyltransferase, producing MSQDFILPDIGEGIVECEVVEWLVAEGDTVTEDQPICDVMTDKALVQIPAVHNGVISKLYYAKGDIAQVHAPLFSMNVEGDVATGETSAATHTLEVVEVAPETQTDTGEHLDDFILPDIGEGIVECEIVEWLVEEGQEIVEDQAVCDVMTDKALVQIPAKYSGKVAKIYYQKGDVAKVHSPLFQMRLAGNSASTESPAPTVIAASKSLELEETEQSKGLSSVNSSKVNKPLNDTVVNEKAVASPAVRRRAREMDLDIKCVPGSGKNGRIFKEDLTRFIQSESKPAVITEVQEVQSNNTSVDHVEPIKGIKAVMAKLMTDSVTTIPHFTYSDEIDLTELISLRGDIKEEYKKQGIKVTMMPFFVKALSLAIKEFPVLNSKVNEDCTELKYFGDHNIGMAVDSKVGLLVPNIKQCQTKNIVDIANEVTRLSDSARTGRVSPEDLKGGTITISNIGAIGGTIATPIINKPEVAIVALGKLQHLPRFDDQGNVVSRAIMQVSWSGDHRVIDGGTIARFNNLWKDYLENPSRMIMAMS
- a CDS encoding alpha-ketoacid dehydrogenase subunit beta, translated to MPKVNMLKAINSALEISMNEHPMACIFGEDVGVFGGVFRATSGLQEQFGKHRVFNTPLTEQGILGFANGLAAFGAPTIAEIQFADYIFPAFDQIVNESAKFRYRSGNEFDVGNLTIRTPYGGGIAGGLYHSQSPEAYFAHTPGLKIVVPRNPYEAKGLLRAAIKDQNPVLFFEPKRLYRASVGEVPEDDYIIPLGKAQVVKEGADVTLLAWGAQMEIIEDAAKKAEEIGISCEVIDLRSIIPWDVETIAKSVTKTGRLIVSHEAPITNGFGSEVAATIAEECFLHLESPIKRVCGLDTPYPLALEKEYIPDALKVFEAIKASVSF
- a CDS encoding thiamine pyrophosphate-dependent dehydrogenase E1 component subunit alpha, which encodes MSNPNNVSQNIKHDLEFIDGHALNIATLKVLDANGEIYPDAVEPDMAQDTALHIYRTMRFIRALDERMQAAQRQGRVSFYMQCLGEEAAITASAAALDINDMIMAQYREQAALRYRGFTLDQFMNQMFSNELDPAKGRQMPIHYGSKALNYMTISSPLATQIPQATGYAYGQKVKHVDKDTNTLSSQIDNITMCYFGEGAASEGDFHAGLNMAAVLKAPVIFFARNNGYAISTPAEEQFAGDGIASRGVGYGIKTIRVDGTDALAVYAATKKAREICTMTGEPILIESIAYRVGAHSTSDDPSGYRSKQEEADNSETCPIKRFEAWLLKKQWLDLDAENKLDEQVREEILEALKVAEKVAKPELIDLITDVYDTPIPSLTRQFDELEAHIKKHPQAYPTTAGRLK